In a genomic window of Chloroflexota bacterium:
- a CDS encoding SDR family NAD(P)-dependent oxidoreductase, with product MDLELEGKRAIVTGGSRGIGKQIARVLGQEGADVAIAARDAERLAATAEELATETGRRVLPYTVDTGDDASVRDMVNRAVADLGGVDILINGAAMPGGFAPPPKLDGITVEALWDDVNVKVMGYIRCAQAVAPHMIAQGWGRIVNLSGMAARQSGTTIGSMRNVSVVAMTKNLADELGEHGINVTVVHPGGTRTERTTPEAEERLAGNTLRRVIDAADVANVVAFLCSPKAVAITGDVIAAGGGVGRAIHY from the coding sequence ATGGACCTGGAACTGGAAGGCAAGCGGGCAATCGTCACCGGCGGGAGCCGGGGCATCGGCAAGCAGATCGCGCGGGTGCTTGGTCAGGAGGGCGCCGACGTCGCCATCGCGGCGCGGGACGCCGAGCGGCTGGCGGCCACCGCGGAGGAGCTGGCAACGGAGACGGGCCGGCGCGTGCTGCCCTACACCGTCGATACGGGCGACGATGCGTCGGTGCGCGACATGGTGAACCGGGCCGTTGCCGACCTCGGCGGCGTGGACATCCTGATCAACGGCGCGGCGATGCCCGGCGGCTTCGCGCCGCCGCCGAAGCTGGACGGAATCACGGTCGAGGCGCTCTGGGACGACGTGAACGTCAAGGTCATGGGCTACATCCGCTGCGCACAGGCGGTCGCGCCGCACATGATCGCACAGGGCTGGGGTCGCATCGTCAACCTGAGCGGCATGGCGGCGCGGCAGAGCGGAACGACCATCGGCAGCATGCGCAACGTGTCCGTGGTGGCCATGACCAAGAACCTGGCCGACGAGCTGGGCGAGCACGGCATCAACGTGACGGTGGTGCACCCCGGCGGCACGCGCACGGAGCGCACGACGCCCGAGGCCGAGGAGCGGCTGGCGGGCAACACGCTCCGCCGGGTCATCGACGCGGCGGACGTGGCCAACGTCGTAGCATTCTTGTGTTCGCCCAAGGCCGTGGCCATCACCGGCGACGTCATCGCGGCAGGCGGCGGTGTGGGCCGGGCGATCCACTACTAG